The following proteins are co-located in the Chthoniobacterales bacterium genome:
- a CDS encoding GDSL-type esterase/lipase family protein — MIRLPLHSFVSALLLTAIMVTGSARAAENIRLACVGDSITEGYTLRDKARDAYPSQLGRLLGPDWTVRNFGVSGATLMPAGDLPYDRQPALAAALAWKPEVVVIALGTNDSKEFNIGRHPGDFDPGYHALIAKFRQANPQAKIFVCLPPPAFADVMNIRADTLRNDIVRRIRKVASEEKIPIIDLEQPLRSEVAHFPDKIHPDPEGAAKIARSVYGEVMSATQPGAKSLDPAVNTALLPVPSLERDSYNWWTRHADALAAGPRIRPDIVLLGDSITHFWGGEPRARSANGPLAWKSTFETLPVLNLGFGWDRTQNLLWRIDHGELDGLRPKLVILNIGTNNLSATNNARANTPQEIVEAIAVIRERVRQKCPGAHLIVMGVFPRGPQPNHPFRAPIAAIDALLGKCLAGLPDTTFLDIGSRFLAPDGSLPRDMMPDGIHPSEAGYAIWGRALTESGLIR; from the coding sequence ATGATCCGTCTTCCTCTTCATTCGTTCGTCAGTGCGCTGTTGCTGACCGCAATCATGGTCACGGGCTCCGCTCGCGCCGCCGAAAACATCCGTCTCGCCTGCGTCGGCGACAGCATCACCGAGGGCTACACCCTCCGCGACAAAGCCCGTGATGCTTATCCCTCGCAGCTTGGCCGTCTCCTCGGTCCAGATTGGACGGTCCGTAACTTCGGCGTAAGTGGCGCCACGCTCATGCCTGCCGGCGATCTCCCCTACGACCGCCAGCCGGCGCTTGCCGCCGCGCTTGCGTGGAAGCCCGAAGTCGTCGTCATCGCCCTGGGCACAAACGACAGCAAGGAATTCAACATCGGCCGCCACCCGGGTGATTTCGACCCGGGCTACCACGCCCTCATCGCGAAATTTCGCCAGGCGAATCCCCAAGCCAAGATTTTCGTTTGCCTGCCGCCGCCGGCTTTTGCCGACGTCATGAACATCCGTGCGGATACCCTTCGCAATGACATTGTCCGCCGCATCCGGAAGGTCGCTTCGGAGGAAAAGATCCCGATCATCGATCTCGAGCAGCCGCTGCGTTCCGAGGTTGCTCATTTTCCCGACAAAATTCATCCCGACCCTGAGGGGGCCGCGAAAATCGCCCGGAGCGTTTACGGCGAAGTCATGAGCGCCACCCAACCCGGAGCGAAGTCCCTCGACCCGGCCGTCAACACAGCCCTCCTTCCCGTTCCTTCCCTCGAGCGCGATTCTTACAACTGGTGGACTCGCCACGCCGATGCCCTGGCCGCCGGCCCTCGCATCCGCCCCGACATCGTTCTCCTCGGCGACTCGATCACCCACTTCTGGGGCGGAGAGCCCCGTGCCAGATCCGCCAATGGGCCACTTGCGTGGAAAAGCACCTTCGAGACGCTTCCCGTTCTCAATCTCGGATTCGGCTGGGACCGCACGCAGAATCTGCTCTGGCGCATCGACCACGGAGAGCTCGATGGCCTCCGTCCGAAGCTCGTTATCCTCAACATCGGCACCAACAACCTCAGCGCCACGAACAATGCCCGCGCCAACACGCCGCAGGAAATCGTCGAAGCCATCGCTGTCATCCGTGAGCGCGTTCGCCAAAAGTGCCCGGGTGCGCACTTGATCGTCATGGGAGTCTTCCCTCGCGGTCCGCAACCCAATCACCCCTTCCGCGCTCCCATCGCGGCAATAGACGCCCTCCTTGGCAAGTGCCTTGCCGGCCTCCCCGACACCACGTTTCTCGATATCGGCTCACGTTTTCTCGCTCCGGACGGCTCGCTTCCTCGCGACATGATGCCCGACGGCATTCATCCCTCCGAGGCCGGCTACGCCATCTGGGGGCGCGCGCTCACTGAAAGCGGCCTCATCCGATAA
- a CDS encoding SGNH/GDSL hydrolase family protein: MMFRSVFLFAVAIASTLGAAPSSMDSAFPVLRPKSTVVLIGDSITDGGRARKGQDYNHTMGQGYAFLIAGLLGDQLAERDLTFINRGISGDTVPDLQARWKADVLDLKPDFLSILIGVNDTFTPKGTGETVEQYEQGYDKLLGGTLAALPGVKIVLGQPFLLPVGKFKDNYATSFAKLKERQAAVDRLAAKYHLPVIRYQEAFDAACRRAPADHWCWDGVHPHYAGHALMAREWVKAVSLLK; the protein is encoded by the coding sequence ATGATGTTTCGTTCCGTCTTCCTTTTCGCGGTCGCGATTGCTTCGACCCTGGGGGCGGCTCCATCTTCGATGGACTCCGCGTTCCCGGTCCTGCGCCCGAAGAGCACCGTCGTTCTTATTGGCGACTCGATCACCGACGGAGGCCGCGCCCGCAAGGGACAGGACTACAACCACACAATGGGGCAGGGCTACGCGTTCCTGATCGCGGGGCTGCTGGGGGATCAGCTCGCCGAGCGCGACCTCACGTTCATCAACCGCGGCATCAGCGGCGATACCGTGCCCGACCTCCAGGCACGATGGAAAGCGGACGTGCTCGACCTGAAGCCGGACTTCCTGAGCATCCTCATCGGAGTGAACGACACGTTTACCCCGAAAGGAACAGGGGAAACGGTTGAGCAATACGAGCAGGGCTACGACAAGCTGCTCGGCGGGACGCTCGCCGCGCTGCCGGGTGTGAAGATCGTGCTTGGCCAGCCGTTTCTGCTGCCGGTTGGGAAATTCAAGGACAACTACGCCACCTCGTTTGCCAAGTTGAAGGAGCGCCAGGCGGCCGTTGATCGCCTCGCCGCGAAATACCATCTGCCCGTGATCCGTTACCAAGAGGCGTTCGATGCCGCCTGCCGACGCGCCCCCGCCGATCACTGGTGCTGGGACGGCGTGCATCCGCACTATGCCGGCCACGCCCTCATGGCCCGTGAATGGGTAAAAGCGGTTTCCTTGCTGAAGTAA
- a CDS encoding glycoside hydrolase family 97 catalytic domain-containing protein has product MKISHLSLVITALFFGSSVFAETVAVESPDGHLKLTIEVAADGAVTHALALDGKPLISPSPAGFSGGRFVGVTRRAENSVWKPVWGKRTVVTDRYREATIDLGAYQLKARAYDEGVAFRYVFPGQKPTGAEATAFHFAGDYTAWYYNGENPNIGPEKLSAAKGQRRPVVTLKTDGGDYLALHEADLPEGEPLLFDAKGGDTTLRIASKPTTSWHVVMFGRTPGALVDSHLIELLNPPPPAGMDFSWVKPGVAVWDWRINGAKVDGFKYEMSLPSWKRMIDFAAENGIAHLVLDANWYGAEFGHNSDPVKGGKVNQVKEIIAYGKAKKVGVWLYLNDIGGRKFPLDDTLKQYGEWGAAGVKYGFMTGSPEEKNHRTRLVTELCAKNKLLCDYHDGPVHPYGQMRTWPNAVTREFCHSQLDGHKVFSPSTFVTSVFVNMLAGPLDMNNGLADLTQAGRVDHGKPVPSTLTAEIARTLIVFSGATIIPDIPEYYRKHPELLRFIAAERMPWRESKTLAGEIGDYIVMARQSADGAWLIGAATNESPRELEVPLSFLPSGKYEALIIQDGPNSDYRTQAEDYQAETRVVSSADTLRVKLAPGGGACVLITQKR; this is encoded by the coding sequence ATGAAAATAAGCCACCTCTCGCTCGTCATCACCGCCTTGTTTTTCGGTTCGTCCGTTTTTGCCGAAACCGTCGCGGTCGAGTCACCGGATGGTCACCTCAAGCTGACCATCGAAGTCGCCGCCGACGGCGCCGTGACGCACGCGCTGGCCCTTGACGGCAAGCCGCTGATCTCGCCCTCGCCGGCGGGCTTCTCCGGCGGACGTTTTGTCGGCGTGACGCGGCGCGCGGAAAACTCCGTGTGGAAACCGGTCTGGGGTAAGCGCACCGTCGTGACCGACCGCTACCGCGAGGCCACGATTGATCTCGGAGCCTATCAGCTCAAAGCCCGCGCTTACGACGAAGGCGTCGCTTTCCGCTACGTGTTTCCCGGCCAAAAACCGACCGGGGCCGAAGCCACCGCCTTCCACTTCGCGGGCGACTACACCGCCTGGTATTACAACGGCGAGAATCCCAACATCGGCCCGGAAAAACTCAGCGCCGCCAAAGGCCAACGCCGGCCCGTGGTGACGCTCAAAACCGACGGCGGCGATTATCTGGCCCTGCATGAGGCCGATCTCCCCGAGGGCGAACCCCTCCTCTTTGACGCCAAAGGCGGCGACACCACGCTCCGCATTGCCTCCAAGCCCACCACCTCGTGGCACGTGGTCATGTTCGGCCGCACACCAGGCGCGCTGGTGGATTCCCACCTCATCGAGCTGCTCAACCCGCCGCCGCCCGCGGGCATGGATTTCTCCTGGGTTAAGCCGGGCGTGGCCGTCTGGGACTGGCGTATCAACGGCGCGAAAGTGGACGGCTTCAAATACGAGATGTCGCTGCCGTCCTGGAAACGCATGATCGATTTCGCAGCGGAAAACGGAATCGCTCACCTCGTCCTGGACGCGAATTGGTATGGCGCGGAATTCGGCCACAATTCCGACCCGGTGAAGGGCGGCAAAGTGAATCAAGTGAAGGAGATCATCGCTTACGGCAAAGCGAAGAAGGTGGGCGTCTGGCTTTACCTGAACGACATTGGCGGCCGTAAGTTCCCCCTCGACGACACGCTGAAGCAGTATGGCGAATGGGGTGCGGCGGGCGTCAAATACGGTTTCATGACCGGTTCTCCCGAAGAGAAAAACCACCGCACGCGCCTAGTCACCGAGCTGTGCGCGAAGAACAAATTACTCTGCGATTACCACGACGGTCCGGTTCACCCCTATGGCCAGATGCGCACGTGGCCGAACGCGGTGACGCGCGAGTTCTGCCATTCCCAACTCGACGGCCATAAGGTCTTCAGCCCCTCAACCTTTGTCACGAGCGTCTTCGTGAACATGCTGGCCGGTCCGCTCGACATGAACAACGGCTTGGCCGATCTCACCCAAGCCGGCCGCGTGGATCACGGAAAGCCCGTGCCTTCCACGCTCACAGCCGAGATTGCGCGCACGCTGATCGTGTTTTCCGGCGCCACCATCATTCCGGACATTCCCGAATACTACCGCAAGCACCCCGAACTACTGCGCTTCATCGCCGCCGAGCGCATGCCGTGGCGCGAGAGCAAGACGCTCGCCGGCGAGATCGGCGACTACATCGTCATGGCCCGCCAGTCGGCGGACGGCGCCTGGCTGATCGGCGCGGCCACCAACGAATCACCGCGCGAGCTGGAAGTGCCCTTGTCCTTCCTGCCTTCCGGCAAATACGAGGCGCTCATCATTCAAGACGGCCCGAACTCCGACTACCGCACCCAGGCCGAAGATTATCAGGCCGAGACGCGCGTGGTCTCCTCCGCCGACACGCTGCGCGTCAAATTGGCCCCCGGCGGCGGGGCCTGTGTTTTGATCACCCAAAAACGATAG